A region from the Palaemon carinicauda isolate YSFRI2023 chromosome 9, ASM3689809v2, whole genome shotgun sequence genome encodes:
- the LOC137646399 gene encoding uncharacterized protein, which translates to MAKLLKPSRLDTDPSSSNAAKEWKHWHRIFTNFIEESGDAAPDKLRALVNCVSSSVYELIEDCSTFESAIAKLDSVYVKLPNEIFARHVLATRRQQSGESIDEFLRELHKLSKDCNFQPVTAEQYRQELVRDAFINGIASVFIRQRLLENKSLNLETAHSQARTLDLAQRSADAYAPPPVPHTAALVPERQAQPTGDQQQHPTQEGGEGSSPGGSAVAAAYLSKRKCYFCGNALHSTGSTTATLYNPTLLAITATYPNNLSHAATNITVNGHSLKALVDSCSSDSFIREEVAQRLNLTVVPASSAVSMASKSFNASSPGFVIADLVHLDQRYPCIQLGVPKDLCCDVILGYDFQKQHQREKTKFEDNWRQTCIIEPSISPWRAQVVVVKDPLDRHKKRLCIDYSQTINQYTELDAYPLPRIEDMVHDLAKYKVFSTFDLKSAYHQISIKESERKYTAFEGGASQAEHDENVQNVLEVVQKRNLTLNEGKSVISVPTINVLGYCVGNNVIKPDPDRLRPLQELPPPTNMGSLRRAQGLFAYYAKWIPGFSDTIHPLVNTKTFPLSEPALAAFNSLKKQLMDVSLRAVDESLPFVVECYASEVAVSAVLNQGGRPVAFMSRTLQGSELHYPAVEKEATAIIEAVRKWSHFLARRHFTLITDQRSVMFMLDSRKRTKIKNNKIQEWRLELASYSYTIQYRPGKQNIAPDTLTLAYCCSISSMSSLTDIHENLCHPGVTRLLHFVRSKNLPFSTDDVKRVCASCRICAQQKPKFHRPGKGVLIKATQPMERLSIDFKGPLPSTTSNKYILTVVDEYSRFPFVFPCPNMHSKTVIKCLESIFILCGMPSFIHSDQGASFMSQELKLYLSQKGVATSRTTPYHPMGNGQVERYNGIIWKSICLVLESRGLKTQHWEIVLPEVLHSVRSLLCIATDETPHERFFRFQRRSSLGSTLPSWLLTPGPVLLRRHVRSSKHEPSTEEVQLMDANSMYANVKYPDGRESTVSTRDLAPSPAGATSPVHHVEPSGETESPDTTEVQDTQTHDNRDCHESRAQWKDSLITHATTGGPLVIASAEDEAQGVSTPSFIKLAFMYKEIISIARLQPTADVSPHEVDLFRALWVHCLHEPVRAAIPDLDSLPIKDLITKPDALRTATSRPSIHPSTPPLLTKRTCRSGDKATYQPPLAQAPTNAFYNHLLPPIGLSFATTTPDSGLP; encoded by the exons ATGGCTAAGTTACTGAAGCCGTCCAGACTGGACACGGATCCCAGCTCGTCCAATGCAGCCAAAGAGTGGAAGCACTGGCATAGAATATTCACTAATTTCATAGAAGAAAGTGGAGATGCTGCACCAGACAAGTTGAGGGCATTAGTGAATTGTGTGTCCTCGAGTGTATATGAACTGATCGAAGACTGTAGTACTTTTGAGAGTGCAATCGCTAAACTGGATAGTGTTTATGTcaagttgccaaatgagatttttgCTAGACATGTTTTAGCGACGCGACGACAGCAGTCAGGAGAATCCATTGACGAATTTCTGCGTGAGTTACATAAACTTAGCAAAGACTGCAACTTCCAGCCAGTCACAGCAGAACAATATCGGCAAGAGCTAGTACGTGATGCATTTATCAATGGTATTGCCTCAGTATTTATTCGTCAGCGGTTACTAGAGAATAAGTCACTGAATCTGGAAACTGCACACAGTCAAGCTCGTACGTTGGATCTTGCCCAGCGCAGTGCCGACGCATATGCACCGCCACCTGTTCCTCATACTGCTGCTTTAGTTCCAGAGCGGCAGGCGCAGCCAACCGGTGACCAGCAGCAACATCCAACGCAAGAGGGAGGTGAAGGAAGTTCACCGGGAGGTTCAGCTGTTGCCGCTGCCTACTtatcaaagagaaaatgttatttttgtggtaaTGCACTTCACAGTACAG GTAGTACCACTGCTACATTGTATAATCCCACTTTACTTGCAATAACTGCCActtatccaaataatctttcacATGCAGCTACAAACATCACTGTAAATGGCCACTCATTGAAGGCACTAGTCGATTCTTGTAGCTCAGATAGTTTTATACGTGAGGAAGTAGCGCAGAGACTAAACCTGACAGTAGTCCCTGCAAGCTCAGCGGTCTCAATGGCATCAAAATCGTTCAATGCTAGTTCCCCTGGATTTGTCATAGCAGACTTGGTTCACCTTGATCAGAGATATCCCTGTATACAGCTAGGGGTCCCGAAGGATTTGTGTTGTGATGTCATTTTGGGTTATGATTTCCAAAAGCAACACCAGAGGGAAAAGACCAAGTTTGAAGATAACTGGCGCCAAACCT GTATCATCGAACcaagtatatccccttggagggcaCAGGTTGTAGTAGTCAAAGATCCACTTGACAGGCATAAAAAGAGACTTTGTATTGATTATTCACAGACCATTAACCAATACACAGAACTAGATGCTTATCCCCTCCCAAGGATAGAGGATATGGTACATGACCTTGCTAAATATAAGGTGTTTTCCACATTTGACTTGAAGAGTGCATATCACCAAATCAGCATTAAAGAGAGTGAGAGGAAGTACACTGCTTTTGAAG gtggagcatctcaggctgaacatgatgaaaacgttcaaaacgTCTTGGAGGTGGTTCAGAAACGGAACCTTACCCTCAATGAAGGGAAATCGGTTATTTCTGTTCCTACAATCAATGTTCTAGGGTATTGTGTCGGGAATAATGTTATAAAGCCTGACCCAGACAGATTACGTCCCCTTCAAGAATTACCGCCTCCCACAAATATGGGCTCTCTGCGAAGAGCTCAAGGATTGTTTGCCTATTATGCCAAATGGATCCCTGGTTTTTCTGACACGATACATCCCTTAGTGAACACAAAAACTTTTCCACTGAGCGAGCCAGCACTAGCTgctttcaattctttaaaaaaacaacttATGGATGTTTCACTGCGGGCTGTGGATGAGAGTCTTCCTTTTGTTGTAGAGTGTTATGCTTCGGAAGTTGCTGTCTCCGCAGTCTTGAATCAGGGTGGCCGCCCAGTAGCTTTTATGTCGAGAACGCTCCAGGGTAGCGAGTTGCATTATCCAGCAGTGGAAAAAGAGGCCACAGCTATTATTGAAGCGGTTCGCAAGTGGAGCCATTTCTTAGCGAGACGACATTTTACTCTGATTACTGATCAAAGATCGGTGATGTTCATGTTAGACAGCAGGAAGCGAACTAAAATAAAGAACAACAAGATACAAGAGTGGAGGTTGGAGCTGGCATCCTACAGCTATACTATACAGTATCGTCCAGGGAAACAGAATATTGCACCGGACACCCTGACTCTTGCCTATTGTTGTTCTATTTCCTCAATGTCAAGTCTCACTGACATCCATGAGAACCTCTGCCATCCTGGCGTCACTCGCCTTTTGCACTTTGTGCGATCCAAAAACCTCCCATTTTCAACAGATGATGTGAAAAGAGTGTGTGCTTCTTGTAGAATTTGTGCCCAACAAAAACCAAAATTCCATCGTccaggaaaaggagtcctcataaAGGCCACCCAGCCAATGGAACGTCTTAGCATTGATTTCAAGGGGCCTCTGCCCTCTACCACGAGTAATAAGTACATTCTTACGGTTGTTGACGAGTATTCACGTTTCCCCTTTGTGTTTCCCTGTCCAAACATGCATTCGAAAACAGTGATCAAATGTCTTGAATCTATCTTTATCCTTTGTGGAATGCCTAGTTTCATTCATTCAGATCAAGGTGCTTCTTTCATGTCCCAAGAACTGAAACTGTACCTTTCTCAGAAGGGGGTTGCAACCAGCAGAACGACACCTTATCATCCGATGGGCAACGGCCAGGTTGAGAGATATAATGGTATTATTTGGAAATCTATTTGTTTAGTACTCGAAAGTCGTGGCTTGAAGACACAACACTGGGAGATAGTACTTCCTGAGGTTTTGCACTCAGTTAGGTCGCTCTTATGTATAGCAACTGATGAGACACCTCATGAACGTTTTTTCAGGTTTCAGCGACGCTCTAGTCTTGGAAGTACATTACCGTCATGGCTTTTGACTCCTGGACCTGTACTATTGCGACGGCATGTTAGGTCTAGCAAACATGAACCGTCAACTGAAGAGGTTCAACTCATGGATGCAAACTCAATGTATGCAAATGTCAAATATCCAGATGGTAGAGAATCAACTGTGTCTACCCGTGACTTAGCCCCAAGTCCTGCAGGTGCAACGTCTCCTGTACACCATGTTGAACCATCAGGAGAGACAGAGTCCCCAGATACAACTGAAGTGCAGGATACACAAACTCATGATAACCGTGATTGTCATGAATCCA GGGCCCAATGGAAAGATAGTCTTATCACTCATGCAACAACTGGTGGTCCTCTTGTTATCGCTTCAGCCGAAGATGAAGCCCAGGGCGTCTCTACACCATCTTTTATAAAACTCGCTTTTATGTACAA AGAAAttatcagtatcgctcgcctgcaacctaccgcagatgtCTCTCCTCACGAGGTggacctatttcgtgccctttgggtacactgtttacacgaacctgtacgtgctgccatacccgatctcgatagtttacccattaaggacttgataaccaaaccCGATGCCCttaggacagccacttcacgaccttcaatacatccatcaacgcctccactcctgacgaaaaggacatgccggagtggcgacaaagccacctatcAACCCCCACTCGCTCAAGCCCCAACTAATgccttctacaaccacttactgcctcccatcggcctcagttttgctactaccactccagattcggggctgccgtaa